The following proteins come from a genomic window of Thermodesulforhabdaceae bacterium:
- a CDS encoding PD-(D/E)XK nuclease family protein — protein MADASDYTGIRLWIVTGREKVVEESEEEQKRQLIGNVLHKAIELLLKYAPYNSENLVDFAERSIQAAWAILSRDREVPDYTEKESLEIQQEAKEILEKALSHEEISNLLRDGEDDTTVRSEVEIIDERSRTFRIDLMRIKPSLKSIEVVDFKTHRIDPEKTRNQLTQYVRIVKRAFGPSWEVKGIVAYLDPPKVEEVL, from the coding sequence ATGGCTGATGCGAGTGATTATACAGGAATAAGACTGTGGATAGTTACCGGCCGTGAGAAAGTAGTTGAAGAATCTGAAGAAGAGCAGAAAAGGCAACTTATTGGAAATGTGCTTCATAAGGCTATAGAACTTTTGCTTAAATATGCTCCTTACAACAGTGAAAATCTGGTGGATTTTGCCGAGCGGAGCATTCAGGCTGCCTGGGCGATTCTTAGCCGGGATCGTGAAGTGCCGGATTATACCGAAAAAGAAAGCCTGGAAATTCAACAGGAAGCAAAAGAAATTCTGGAAAAAGCTCTGTCCCATGAGGAAATTTCTAACCTTTTACGGGATGGAGAAGATGACACCACAGTTCGATCGGAAGTGGAAATTATCGATGAAAGAAGTCGAACTTTCCGAATCGACCTTATGAGAATAAAACCTTCCTTGAAGTCGATAGAAGTAGTTGATTTCAAAACTCATAGAATAGATCCCGAAAAAACCAGAAACCAGCTTACTCAATATGTAAGAATAGTGAAACGGGCTTTTGGTCCTTCGTGGGAAGTTAAAGGAATTGTTGCTTACCTGGATCCGCCTAAAGTTGAGGAGGTTTTGTGA
- a CDS encoding efflux RND transporter permease subunit, with amino-acid sequence MLSKFFLDRPVFAWVIAIFMMLGGALAIYLMPVSQYPNLAPPSIYIMATYPGASAETVESTVTQIIEQKMTGLDNLIYMSATSDSSGTSRIELTFAPGTDPDLAWAKVQNKLQLAMASLPSVVQEMGITVGKATRNFLMIVGLISEDGSMDGSDLRDYAQSNLEKVLARIPGVGEVQNFGTQYAMRIWLDPDKLISYHLTVDDVVQALRSYNVEISAGQFGGAPAVPGQRLNASIIVQHFLRTPDEFAAIPVRINTDGSIIRVSDLGRVELGTESYDVQFFYNGKPGAAMGIRLMAGANALDTADRIKQKLDELKPFFPSGMKVVYPFDTTPFTRVAIKEVVKTLFEAVILVFLIMWVFLGSFRATIIPTVAVPVVLLGTFGILALAGFSINMLTMFATVLAIGLLVDDAIVVVENVERIMEEEGLPPKEATAKSMEQITSALIGIGLVLSAVFGPMAFFPGSTGILYRQFAVTIISAMLLSVIVALILTPVLCATFLKPPTPGVKPGENAIPILRPFFRLFNKGFSRARRFYVETVGRSFTRVARYIAVYLLIIVTVGFLLMRLPTAYLPEEDQGILLTQVILPSGSTLEQTQQVLDRVRDYFLTKESDAVESCGTLAGFSYSGRSQNNGLVFVKLKDWHLRDKQDLKVWAIARRAMMAFSSIKQGMVFVFPPPSIIELGNATGFDFQLLDFGGMGHAALMEARNELLAMAANDPRLARVRHNGMDDVPQYKIDVDWEKAGALGIPISSIHQTISAMFGGAYVNDFVHAERVKRVYVQADAPYRMLPKDLDKIYVRNKEGKMVPFSAFATGYWTYGSPRLERYNGFPSINIWGEPAPGRSTGEAMKAMEELIQKLPKGFGFDWTGLSYQERMSTSQAPILYTFSVIVIFLCVAALFESWTIPFVNMLMFPLGVFGALLATYLRGLPNDVYFQIGFLTTLGLSTKNAILIIQFIQHAMKTQGMGFVDATLSAVRIRFRPVLMTSFAFFFGTLPLALTSGAGAGSMNAIGTAVTGGMLSATFIDLFYIPLFFVLVSRLFRKNNKEGSSPDSPGTGKVSSLLVMIGVVTVLLAGCSLIPKYDRPESPVPKTWPKAEKDSRLTEGTDTSLSQEQEKAPPDISWKNFFIDERLQKLIELALANNRDLKLAVMNVERARALYGIQRTELYPSVSGSASASIQRTAAKLSMSGEPKIEEKYSLNLGIASWELDFFGRIRSLEKAALEDYFATEEARRSAQISLISSLAQAYYTLAADREALALARSTLKTQEETYRLIERRFSVGLATEIDRRRAETQVETAKAEVARLTRQVAQDENALQLLVGTSIQKELFPDSESQIKPPGDVSPGLSSEVLLRRPDILAAEHQLKAAYANLGAARAALFPRISLTTSVGTASSELTGLFAGGSWTWNFANNLVTPIFDARAWAALRLTKVDREIAITQYERAIQRAFKEVADELAVKATVDDQIKAQEALVEALRETHRLALIRYEKGIDNYLSVLDAQRSLYAAEQQLISLRLARSANRVRLYAVLGGGAIP; translated from the coding sequence ATGCTTTCCAAGTTTTTTCTCGATCGGCCGGTTTTTGCCTGGGTTATTGCTATTTTTATGATGCTTGGAGGTGCCCTCGCTATCTATCTCATGCCGGTTTCTCAGTATCCCAACCTGGCTCCACCTTCCATTTATATAATGGCGACTTACCCCGGAGCATCAGCAGAAACCGTTGAAAGCACGGTCACTCAGATTATAGAGCAGAAAATGACCGGTCTGGACAATCTAATCTACATGTCCGCAACAAGCGATTCCTCCGGTACGTCTCGAATAGAACTTACCTTTGCTCCCGGAACCGATCCTGACCTTGCTTGGGCTAAGGTGCAAAATAAACTTCAGCTTGCTATGGCGAGCCTCCCTTCTGTGGTTCAGGAAATGGGCATCACTGTGGGTAAAGCTACCAGAAACTTTCTAATGATTGTGGGACTCATTTCCGAAGATGGAAGTATGGATGGGAGTGATCTTAGGGACTATGCTCAGTCGAACCTTGAAAAGGTGCTGGCGCGTATACCCGGTGTTGGTGAAGTGCAAAATTTCGGCACTCAGTACGCCATGCGAATTTGGCTAGATCCCGATAAGCTCATAAGTTATCATCTTACCGTTGATGATGTAGTTCAAGCTCTAAGGAGTTACAATGTAGAGATTTCCGCAGGGCAGTTTGGTGGTGCGCCTGCTGTGCCCGGTCAGCGGTTAAATGCTTCCATCATCGTTCAGCATTTTCTAAGAACCCCTGATGAATTTGCCGCCATACCAGTTCGGATTAATACTGATGGTTCTATTATTCGAGTAAGTGATCTCGGGCGAGTTGAACTCGGGACGGAATCTTACGATGTGCAGTTTTTTTATAATGGAAAGCCAGGAGCCGCCATGGGTATTCGACTCATGGCTGGAGCAAATGCTCTCGACACCGCCGATCGTATAAAGCAAAAGCTAGACGAATTAAAACCCTTTTTCCCATCAGGAATGAAAGTTGTTTACCCCTTTGATACCACACCCTTTACTAGGGTAGCCATAAAGGAAGTGGTCAAAACTCTATTCGAAGCGGTCATTCTCGTATTTTTGATCATGTGGGTTTTTCTGGGAAGTTTTCGAGCGACCATTATCCCAACCGTGGCTGTTCCCGTGGTGCTTCTTGGCACCTTTGGCATACTTGCTCTTGCAGGTTTTTCTATTAATATGCTCACCATGTTTGCCACCGTCCTTGCTATTGGGCTTCTGGTGGACGATGCCATTGTTGTTGTGGAAAACGTTGAGCGAATTATGGAAGAAGAAGGACTTCCGCCCAAAGAAGCCACTGCAAAGTCTATGGAACAAATCACCAGTGCCCTTATTGGCATTGGGCTTGTGCTTTCGGCTGTTTTTGGTCCTATGGCTTTTTTCCCTGGGTCAACCGGTATCCTTTACCGCCAGTTTGCTGTAACCATTATTTCTGCTATGCTTCTTTCGGTTATCGTGGCTCTAATTCTCACTCCAGTTCTCTGTGCCACTTTTCTAAAACCACCCACGCCCGGCGTTAAGCCTGGTGAAAATGCTATCCCAATTCTGAGACCTTTCTTCAGGCTTTTTAATAAAGGCTTTTCGAGAGCAAGGCGATTTTATGTGGAAACCGTGGGGCGATCTTTTACGAGAGTCGCTAGATATATCGCGGTGTATCTCCTTATTATTGTAACTGTTGGATTTTTGCTGATGCGTCTTCCGACAGCCTATCTCCCAGAAGAAGATCAAGGAATTTTGTTAACTCAGGTTATCCTTCCGTCCGGATCCACTTTAGAACAAACCCAACAGGTGCTTGATCGTGTTCGCGATTATTTCCTTACCAAGGAAAGCGATGCCGTTGAATCCTGTGGAACTCTTGCCGGTTTTAGTTATTCCGGACGTTCTCAAAATAACGGTCTTGTATTCGTGAAGCTAAAAGACTGGCATCTCAGAGACAAGCAGGATTTGAAAGTTTGGGCTATCGCCAGACGAGCAATGATGGCTTTTTCGTCTATCAAGCAGGGAATGGTATTTGTCTTTCCTCCACCTTCTATCATAGAACTCGGAAACGCCACCGGTTTTGATTTTCAGTTGCTCGATTTTGGTGGTATGGGTCATGCAGCCCTTATGGAAGCCAGAAATGAGCTACTTGCTATGGCGGCCAACGATCCAAGGCTTGCTCGAGTGCGCCATAACGGTATGGACGATGTTCCTCAGTATAAGATTGATGTGGATTGGGAAAAAGCGGGCGCATTGGGCATACCTATTTCGTCTATTCATCAGACGATTTCCGCCATGTTTGGTGGTGCCTATGTGAACGACTTTGTTCATGCCGAGCGAGTAAAGCGAGTTTACGTTCAGGCTGATGCGCCATATCGAATGCTTCCGAAGGATCTCGATAAAATCTATGTAAGAAACAAAGAAGGCAAAATGGTGCCCTTTTCGGCTTTCGCTACGGGATACTGGACATACGGTTCCCCAAGACTTGAACGTTACAACGGCTTTCCTTCCATAAATATCTGGGGAGAACCGGCTCCTGGAAGGAGTACTGGAGAAGCTATGAAAGCCATGGAAGAGTTGATCCAGAAGCTTCCCAAAGGTTTTGGATTTGACTGGACAGGGCTTTCATACCAGGAACGGATGTCGACTTCCCAAGCTCCCATCCTTTACACTTTTTCGGTCATCGTTATCTTCCTTTGCGTTGCTGCTCTCTTTGAAAGCTGGACTATACCCTTTGTTAATATGCTTATGTTCCCATTAGGCGTCTTTGGCGCTTTACTGGCGACCTATCTCCGGGGGCTTCCAAACGACGTTTATTTTCAGATAGGTTTTTTGACTACTCTTGGTCTTTCTACCAAAAACGCTATCCTTATCATCCAGTTCATTCAGCATGCTATGAAAACTCAAGGTATGGGATTTGTAGATGCTACTCTTAGTGCAGTTCGGATAAGGTTTAGGCCCGTTTTAATGACATCGTTTGCTTTCTTCTTTGGCACTCTTCCTTTAGCTTTAACATCCGGTGCTGGAGCAGGCTCTATGAATGCTATAGGAACTGCTGTCACAGGTGGGATGCTTTCGGCAACTTTCATCGATCTATTTTACATTCCTCTTTTCTTCGTTCTGGTATCGCGACTGTTTAGAAAAAACAATAAGGAAGGATCATCACCTGACTCTCCTGGAACAGGTAAAGTCTCATCTCTCCTTGTCATGATAGGTGTTGTAACTGTTTTACTAGCGGGATGTTCTTTAATTCCTAAGTATGATCGTCCCGAATCTCCTGTTCCTAAGACGTGGCCTAAAGCGGAGAAAGATTCAAGGTTAACAGAAGGAACAGATACTAGCTTATCTCAGGAACAGGAAAAGGCTCCACCCGATATTTCCTGGAAAAACTTTTTCATCGATGAACGTCTTCAAAAACTTATAGAACTTGCTTTGGCGAATAACCGAGATCTAAAGCTAGCTGTTATGAACGTTGAACGGGCTCGAGCTCTTTACGGGATTCAGCGAACGGAGCTTTATCCTTCTGTAAGTGGTTCAGCTAGTGCCAGCATTCAAAGAACGGCTGCAAAGCTTTCCATGAGTGGTGAGCCTAAAATAGAAGAAAAATACAGTTTGAATCTTGGGATAGCTTCCTGGGAACTGGATTTCTTCGGGCGTATTCGTAGCCTTGAAAAGGCAGCTCTGGAAGACTACTTTGCAACCGAAGAAGCTCGAAGAAGCGCTCAGATTTCTTTAATCTCCTCTCTTGCTCAGGCTTATTATACTCTTGCTGCTGATCGGGAAGCTCTGGCTCTTGCCAGGTCAACGTTGAAAACTCAGGAGGAAACCTATCGTCTTATCGAACGTCGTTTTTCGGTAGGGCTTGCAACCGAGATAGACAGACGTAGAGCTGAGACTCAGGTGGAAACCGCAAAAGCTGAAGTAGCAAGGCTCACACGGCAGGTGGCTCAGGATGAAAACGCTTTGCAACTTCTAGTGGGAACTTCGATCCAGAAAGAACTTTTTCCTGACAGTGAATCACAAATCAAACCACCAGGGGATGTCTCGCCCGGGCTTTCATCGGAAGTGCTCTTACGCCGGCCTGATATTCTCGCTGCAGAACACCAGCTCAAAGCTGCTTATGCTAACCTTGGTGCGGCTAGAGCAGCTCTCTTTCCCAGGATTTCTCTTACCACATCGGTCGGCACGGCGAGCAGTGAACTGACGGGACTTTTTGCGGGGGGATCCTGGACGTGGAATTTTGCTAACAATCTGGTGACCCCGATCTTTGATGCTAGAGCCTGGGCGGCTCTGCGACTAACCAAGGTCGATCGCGAAATTGCAATTACACAGTATGAGCGGGCGATTCAGCGTGCGTTCAAGGAAGTGGCTGATGAACTAGCTGTAAAGGCAACAGTGGACGACCAGATTAAAGCTCAGGAAGCTCTTGTTGAGGCTTTGAGGGAGACCCACCGTTTGGCTTTAATAAGGTATGAAAAAGGCATTGATAACTACCTGAGCGTTCTCGATGCTCAGCGATCTCTTTACGCTGCTGAACAGCAACTTATTTCACTTCGTCTTGCTCGAAGTGCCAATAGAGTAAGGCTTTATGCAGTGCTTGGGGGAGGAGCGATTCCCTAG